A window of the Cicer arietinum cultivar CDC Frontier isolate Library 1 chromosome 6, Cicar.CDCFrontier_v2.0, whole genome shotgun sequence genome harbors these coding sequences:
- the LOC101499502 gene encoding protein MET1, chloroplastic, translating to MSLSSMSTHSSLYSSLSFPKINSKQNPTYFFPTTKLFSSRNHSFSNTLLSRPFLFVVKASTDASKQESEGDEEPYEEYEVEIDQPYGIKFVKGRDGGTYIDAIAPGGSADKAGVFNVGDKVLATSAVFGTEIWPAAEYGRTMYTIRQRIGPLLMRMQKRYGKIETGGELTEKEIIRAERNSGVVSSRVREIQMQNYLRKKEMKELREKDLREGLRLYKSAKYEEALEKFESVLGSKPEPDEAAVASYNVACCYSKLNQIQAALSSLEEALLSGFEDFKRIRTDPDLANARTSAEFDPLLKRFDESFINESAINAIKSIFGIFDKK from the exons ATGTCATTATCATCTATGTCTACTCACTCATCTCTTTACTCTTCACTTTCATTCCCAAAAATAAACTCTAAGCAAAATCCAACTTATTTTTTTCCCACCACCAAGTTGTTTTCTTCAAGAAACCACTCTTTCTCAAACACCCTTTTGTCAAGGCCCTTCCTTTTTGTGGTTAAGGCTTCAACCGATGCATCCAAACAAGAGAGTGAAGGAGATGAGGAACCATATGAAGAGTATGAGGTAGAGATTGATCAACCTTATGGAATCAAATTTGTTAAGGGAAGAGATGGTGGAACTTACATTGATGCTATTGCACCTGGAGGTTCAGCTGACAAAGCTGGAGTTTTCAATGTTGGGGATAAAGTTCTTGCCACTAG TGCTGTTTTTGGGACCGAAATTTGGCCAGCTGCGGAATACGGGAGGACAATGTACACAATTCGCCAACGAATTGGCCCGTTACTCATGAGAATGCAGAAAAGATATG GAAAGATAGAAACGGGTGGTGAGTTAACCGAAAAGGAGATCATCAGAGCTGAGAGAAACTCTGGTGTAGTTAGTAGCAGAGTGAGGGAAATTCAA ATGCAAAACTACTTaaggaaaaaagaaatgaaagagCTCCGAGAAAAGGATTTGAGAGAAGGCTTGCGTCTATACAA GAGTGCTAAATATGAGGAAGCACTAGAGAAGTTTGAGTCTGTTTTGGGATCAAAGCCAGAACCTGATGAAGCAGCAGTTGCAAGTTACAATGTTGCTTGTTGTTACTCTAAGCTAAACCAG ATTCAAGCTGCACTTTCTTCACTTGAAGAAGCTTTGCTTTCTGGTTTTGAAGACTTCAAG aGAATCAGAACTGATCCTGACCTTGCTAACGCAAGGACGTCGGCAGAATTCGATCCGTTATTGAAAAGATTCGATGAATCGTTTATCAATGAGAGTGCTATCAATGCCATCAAATCTATTTTTGGAATATTTGATAAGAAATAA
- the LOC101499803 gene encoding probable serine/threonine-protein kinase PBL16 — protein MGNCCYRLESSDYRVSSNAKSEKNQAIKERHDDSKLPSNPKEVEDLRRDSAANPLIAFTYKELKIITGNFRPDRVLGGGGFGSVYKGFISEELREGLPSLPVAVKVHDGDNSHQGHREWLAEVIFLGQLSHANLVKLIGYCCENEHRVLIYEYMARGSVENNLFSKILVPLPWSIRMKIAYGAAKGLAFLHEADKPVIYRDFKTSNILLDLDYNAKLSDFGLAKDGPVGDKSHVSTRIMGTYGYAAPEYIMTGHLSPRSDVYSFGVVLLELLTGRKSLDKLRPAREQNLTEWALPLLKEKKKLLNIIDPRLEGDFPLKGVHKAAMLVYHCLNKNPKARPLMRDIVDSLEPLTTYTQLPIQKTFTIITESHHDQSKHQN, from the exons ATGGGAAATTGTTGCTATAGGTTGGAATCATCAGATTATAGAGTCTCATCCAATGCAAAATCAG aaaaaaaccaGGCAATAAAAGAAAGGCATGATGATAGCAAGTTACCATCAAATCCTAAAGAAGTTGAAGATCTTAGGCGTGATTCAGCTGCAAATCCATTGATTGCATTCACATATAAAGAGCTAAAGATAATAACTGGAAATTTTAGACCAGATCGTGTGTTAGGAGGAGGTGGATTTGGAAGTGTTTATAAAGGCTTTATTTCTGAAGAGTTAAGGGAAGGACTTCCTTCTCTTCCTGTTGCTGTTAAGGTTCATGACGGTGACAATAGCCATCAAGGTCATAGAGAATGgctg GCAGAAGTAATATTTTTGGGGCAGCTTTCACATGCAAATTTGGTAAAATTAATTGGATATTGCTGCGAAAACGAACATAGGGTGCTAATATATGAGTATATGGCACGGGGAAGTGTGGAAAACAATTTGTTCTCAA AAATTTTGGTTCCGTTACCATGGTCTATAAGAATGAAGATTGCATATGGTGCTGCAAAGGGACTTGCATTTCTTCATGAAGCAGATAAACCTGTCATCTATCGTGATTTTAAGACATCTAATATTTTATTGGACCTG GATTATAATGCAAAGCTTTCTGATTTTGGGCTTGCTAAAGATGGACCTGTTGGAGACAAGTCCCATGTTTCTACTAGAATCATGGGAACATATGGATATGCTGCACCTGAATACATTATGACAGGTCATCTTTCTCCAAGAAGTGATGTTTATAGTTTTGGTGTTGTTCTTCTTGAACTTTTGACTGGAAGAAAATCTTTAGACAAATTAAGACCAGCCAGAGAACAGAACCTAACAGAATGGGCTCTTCCATTGCttaaagaaaagaagaaattgcTAAACATTATTGATCCAAGGCTAGAAGGTGATTTTCCACTCAAAGGAGTTCACAAAGCTGCAATGCTTGTATATCATTGCTTGAACAAGAATCCTAAAGCAAGACCACTTATGAGAGATATTGTTGATTCATTGGAACCTTTGACTACATACACTCAGCTCCCTATTCAAAAAACATTTACTATTATCACTGAATCTCATCATGATCAAAGtaaacatcaaaattaa
- the LOC101499182 gene encoding beta-amyrin 28-monooxygenase-like: MEMINLIVLPTILAILVFCFHFITRIVKLKKLNLPLGSLGWPIIGETFEFVKASVEGKQIRFIEERMKKYDKRVFKTSMFGEHIAVFCGPLGNKFLFSNENKNVQVWWPSSVKRLLRLSIVNKVGDEAKVTRKLLMSFLNPETLRNYLPKMDSIARHHINTHWKGNEQVVVYPIIQLYTFELACSLFLSMEDPIQVSNLSPHFDEFLKGIIGFSINFPGTTFHKSMKAANIIREEIKMIMKKRKVDLEEKKASPTQDLLSHLLVTSDTNGKFLNEVEIIDNILLLLFAGHDTSRSVLSSVMKYLGQLPEVYEQVLKEQLEIXXXXXXXELLQWEDIQKMKFSWNVASEVMRLAPPVGGAYRKAIKDFTYADYNIPNEWKLHWNTHTTHMDPTLFTNPEKFDASRFEGEGPTPYSYVPFGGGPRMCLGQEFARLEILVFMHNMVKRFKWDLVIPHEKFKYDPMLEPENGLPIRLQPHQYT, from the exons ATGGAGATGATCAATCTTATAGTTTTGCCAACAATTTTGGCAATCCTTGTGTTTTGTTTTCATTTCATTACAAGAATTGTGAAACTAAAAAAGTTGAATCTTCCTCTAGGAAGCTTAGGATGGCCAATTATTGGAGAAACCTTTGAGTTTGTAAAAGCAAGTGTTGAGGGAAAGCAAATAAGGTTCATAGAAGAGAGAATGAAGAAATATGACAAAAGGGTGTTTAAGACATCAATGTTTGGTGAGCATATTGCTGTGTTTTGTGGGCCACTTGGGAACAAGTTTTTGTTTAGTAATGAGAACAAGAATGTTCAAGTATGGTGGCCTAGCTCAGTGAAGAGGCTTTTAAGGTTGTCTATTGTTAATAAAGTTGGTGATGAAGCAAAAGTGACTAGAAAGTTGCTTATGAGCTTTCTTAATCCGGAAACACTCAGAAATTACTTGCCTAAAATGGATAGTATTGCTCGACACCATATAAACACACATTGGAAAG GGAATGAGCAAGTGGTTGTCTATCCAATAATACAACTATACACATTTGAATTGGCTTGCTCTTTATTTTTAAGCATGGAAGATCCTATCCAAGTATCAAACCTTTCACCACATTTTGATGAATTTCTAAAAGGGATTATTGGTTTCTCCATCAACTTTCCTGGAACAACGTTTCATAAGTCAATGAAAGCTGCTAATATAATAAGGgaagaaattaaaatgattatgaAGAAACGGAAAGTTGATTTGGAAGAAAAGAAGGCATCACCTACTCAAGACCTTTTATCACATTTGCTTGTTACTTCTGATACAAATGGAAAGTTTTTGAATGAAGTTGAGATTATTGATAACATACTATTGCTTCTTTTTGCTGGACATGACACCTCTAGATCAGTGTTATCATCTGTTATGAAGTATCTTGGACAATTGCCTGAAGTTTATGAACAAGTGTTGAAAG AACAACTTGAAATT NNNNNNNNNNNNNNNNNNNGGGAGTTATTGCAATGGGAAGATATTCAGAAAATGAAATTCTCTTGGAATGTGGCATCTGAAGTTATGAGGCTGGCGCCGCCTGTCGGCGGTGCTTACAGAAAAGCTATCAAAGATTTCACCTATGCTGATTATAACATCCCTAATGAATGGAAG TTGCATTGGAACACTCATACAACACACATGGATCCAACATTGTTCACAAATCCTGAAAAATTTGATGCTTCAAGGTTTGAAGGAGAAGGGCCAACACCTTATTCATATGTTCCATTTGGAGGAGGACCTAGAATGTGTTTGGGACAAGAGTTTGCTCGGTTAGAGATACTTGTGTTTATGCATAATATGGTAAAACGTTTTAAGTGGGATTTAGTTATTCCTCATGAGAAGTTCAAGTATGATCCTATGCTAGAACCTGAAAATGGACTTCCAATTCGACTTCAACCTCACCAATACACATAA